Proteins from one Thalassophryne amazonica chromosome 20, fThaAma1.1, whole genome shotgun sequence genomic window:
- the txnl4a gene encoding thioredoxin-like protein 4A has translation MSYMLPHLHNGWQVDQAILSEEDRVLVIRFGHDWDPTCMKMDEVLYSIAEKVKNFAVIYLVDITEVPDFNKMYELYDPCTVMFFFRNKHIMIDLGTGNNNKINWTMEDKQEMIDIIETVYRGARKGRGLVVSPKDYSTKYRY, from the exons ATGTCGTACATGCTTCCACATCTCCACAACGGCTGGCAGGTGGACCAGGCCATTCTGTCAGAGGAGGACCGGGTCCTTGTGATTCGGTTCGGACACGACTGGGACCCGACGTGTATGAAAATGGACGAAGTTCTCTACAGCATCGCTGAAAAG GTGAAGAATTTTGCAGTCATTTACTTGGTAGACATCACTGAAGTGCCTGATTTTAACAAGATGTACGAGTTATACGATCCCTGCACTGTCATGTTCTTTTTCAG GAACAAGCACATCATGATTGATTTGGGCACCGGCAACAACAACAAGATCAACTGGACGATGGAGGACAAGCAGGAGATGATAGACATTATCGAAACTGTTTACAGAGGAGCACGAAAAGGACGAGGTCTGGTGGTGTCGCCTAAGGATTATTCGACTAAATAtcgatattga